The stretch of DNA gtctccactatgcaggaaaaaacgcatgcggcatagccgcgaaaacgcacatgcggcgcgtcttttcagaatgcagcatgtcgttacaatgagaagaacaccgcaggtgacctgccagtgacctcaggtgcagatgtgatcaggattttacctgcataaaaccctgaccaaatcctgaagcaatcctgagCGTGGACACATACCTTTAGTGGAGGCCACCTCCATAGACTTTTCGGATTATTGTGGTCGTATATTttgctcacttcaccaacttagactattcagtgctgatgcatcacacacaaatcaggtgACAAAAATATATACACGGGTTTTAATGCAACAAGATTGGTAAAACGCCGggggatgaatacttttgcaagccgttGTGTATAGATGTCAGCATTAATGTAACGAGGACCATTATGGGGCCCTAATGGGATAAATCGGGGATTAGTGGCAGGTTTTACCTCTATCAGGTAAGCGGCCACCATTGTGGCGCTGCGGGAGCGGCCGGCCTTACAGTGGATGTAGACGCTGTTGCCCTTTGTCCTGTGCTTGTGAACAAACTCTACCCCCTTCTGTAGGTGCTCGAGGGTGGGAACCCCGGTGAAGTCAATGGTGCTGAGCCTCAGCTGTTCCACCCCCAAAGCTTCCCACTCctggaaagaaagaagagagatcGTGAAACGCATGGAGGGGTACAAGTGGATAGCAGACTAATACATGGGGGGCAAAGGAAAGGGTGAAAACAAGATATCCATAGGATAGGGGATGAGTGATTGATCGatgggggtccgaccactgggacccGCACCATCTGGCACAGCAGGGCTCTTTTGTCCCAGTAGGATGCAGTGTTGGTGCACATGCTCGAGCGCCGCTGCATTCACGCTCTATGCGCCGCCCCCTGCTTTTTCCAGCAGCTCCAGAGAGGATGAATGGAGCGGTGTTCGGGGGTCCGACCTGCTGTGCCATTTTCTAAAAGGGAGTACTGATCCTGAGACTGAAGGGGATGCAAGGCTGGTGGAGCGCTGTGAACCCTTCTAATTTGTTTCCTGCTCAGCTGCGCCGCAGCCCATCCAGCTAGGCAGGAAAGTGCAGCCGGCCGACTGTGCAGGGGATACAGTGCGCCCTGActgtgcagagctcctgtgtatccaGCTATGCAGGAAAGTGCAGCTGGCCGACTGTGCAGGGGATACAGTGCGCCCTGACTGTGCAGAGGATGCAGAGCAGTGCTCCGGTGTATCCAGCTATGCAGGAAAGTGCAGCCGGCCGACTGTGCAGGGGATACAGTGCGCCCTGTCTGTGCAGAGGATGCAGAGCAGTGCTCCTGTGTATCCAGCTATGCAGGAAAGTGCAGCCGGCCGACTGTGCAGGAGATACAGTGCGCCCTGTctgtgcagagctcctgtgtatccaGCTATGCAGGAAAGTGCAGCCGGCCGACTGTGCAGGAGATACAGTGCGCCCTGACTGTGCAGAGGATGCagagcagagctcctgtgtatccaGCTATGCAGGAAAGTGCAGCCGGCCGACTGTGCAGGAGATACAGTGCGCCCTGTctgtgcagagctcctgtgtatccaGCTATGCAGGAAAGTGCAGCCGGCCGACTGTGCAGGAGATACAGTGCGCCCTGTCTGTGCAGAGGATGCAGAGCAGTGCTCCTGTGTATCCAGCTATGCAGGAAAGTGCAGCCGGCCGACTGTGCAGGGGATACAGTGTGCCCTGTctgtgcagagctcctgtgtatccaGCGATGCAGGAAAGTGCAGCCGGCCAACTATGCAGAGCAGTGCTCTTGTGTATCCAGCTATGCAGGAAAGTGCAGCCGGCCGACTGTGCAGGGGATACAGTGCGCCCTGACTGTGCAGATCTGTGTATCCAGCTATGCAAGAAAGTGCAGCCGGTCGACTATGCAGAGCAGTGCTCCTGTGTATCCAGCTATGCAGGAGACTGCAGCCGACCAGACTGTGCAGGGGATACAGTGCAGACAGTGCACCCTGACTGTGCAGAGGATGCAGAGCAGTGCTCCTGTGTATCCTGCTATGCAGGAAAGTGCAGCCGACAAGACTGTGCAGGGGATACAGTGCGCCCTGACTGTGCAGAGGATGCAGAGCAGTGCTCCTGTGTATCCAGCTATGCAGGAGACTGCAGCCGACCAGACTGTGCAGGGGATACAGTGCAGACGATGCAGAGCAACATCCCCTCCATTCTGCGGATTAGTGGGGGCCCCAGAGCTCGGTCATATCTTAGTTATATTGGGGAAGACTTCTTAGACATTGCAGACGGCAGACGCACCTGAGACGAGGGGCTGAGGAGTCTGGTTTCATATTCTTCATTCATAGTGATGACTCCACGTACGTTCTCTTCTTTAATTAACTGCAAAAAACGTCATAACCATTAGTAAATACAAGGAACCGAAGCTGAGAATCGCCCCCCGCCGAGCAGATGCAACAACGCTGATTGGTGGTGCCCGCCAgcatttaaggctgtgtgcacatggagGTTTTGGAGTCACAGATCTAATGAGCGGCTCCTGATGGAGAACGCTCGAAACGCAGCACTGTCCAATCAGACGGCTGCAAAGATCAGGTCGGGGGAAGGAAAACTCCGTAAATCAGGAGCCTTTCCTGACGCTGCGTCCTTGACAAAACGTGATATGTGACCACCTATGATTTTTTTTTGTCCCGTCTGTTGTCGTTATATTGTGAAAAATTGACGCCCGCGGCTTCATGAGTTCAATGCAACatcaaaaaaattaacttttatttttttacttagaccgtttttgtgccttttttttttaaaatgcaaaaagtATCAAGATCACAAAATATTGCATGCGAACAATATTTGTATAAAAATTTCtgatgttaaaaagaaaaaaatcactcCGGAAACTGGAGCATTTTTTGAAACTAATTAATCATCTGCAAAGATCTGATTATAAAAAcaacaaaacagcaaaaaaaacaagTGCAAAATCGTCTTCAAAATAGGTGCAATGTAAAAGGATTTGAAGCAAAGGAAAAGAACCTTAAACAGGAGCCGCCGCCAGGTGACAAGGGCGCGGTTTTTGCTCATGTTAATCCCAACGCTCCTGAATATTCTGGATTTTGTTATCTTTAAAATCCGCCATACAGTGCGAGAGATCTGGGCTTTTTGTGTGGTGCCAATTTGCCAattaatttgtttttttgttttattttttttttaccaaagaggTGTGGCTAtcaggatcctcgggggcgtgtcttaaGCCTGTGCTGACCCTTTTTGAAAGCCCATAACAATCAGTAGCCAATGAAAATGCCGGCATCTCTGGAGCCAGCGTAAAGGAAAAACCAAAAACCAGAAAAGCAGATAGAAGCAAGAGTAAAATAAAAGCTAACCAGGCGAGTGCTGACCGGGTGAGAGGACCTCTTTATAACTGGAACAACGggaccaggggtctcaaacactcGGCCCAGGGGCCACATGCGTCCCGCCGCAGGCACCAGTGATGATTGCGGTCCGTTCCTGGCGGACTTGGATGCACAATCAATTGAAATGGACAGAGCTGCAGACACCAGATCTGGGCCACAATACCAATACTAGCCGCTGGCCAATCAGAGCCGGTCGCTGCGGGCATTCACTGCCATCACTGTCCGGGTTGCGGCGGAGAAGAAAACGTGGTTCGCCGAGGGAGCGAGGTCAGGTGAGAAGGATTACAAGATTGGGAGCAGGATGGGGCATTATTATAAGAGgatcaggatggggcattactattaGATGGGGTCCGGGATGGGGCATTATTATaagatggggtccaggatggggcactactataagatggggagcaggatggggcactactataagatggggagcaggatggggcattactataagatggggagcaggatggggcattactataagatgaggtccaggatggggcattactattagatggggtccaggatggggcattactattagatggggtccaggatggggcattactataagatggggagcaggatggggcattattataagatggggtccaggatggggcattactataagatggggagcaggatggggcattactataagatggggagcaggatggggcattactataagatggggagcaggatggggcattactataagatggggagcaggatggggcattactataagatggggtccaggatggggcattactataagatggggagcaggatggggcattactataagatggggagcaggatggggcattactataagatgaggtccaggatggggcattacaattagatggggtccaggatggggcattactataagatggggagcaggatggggcattattataagatggggagcaggatggggcattactataagatggggtccaggatggggcattactacaagatggggaccgggATGGGGCATTACAAGATGGGGTCCGGGATGggtcattactataagatggggagcaggatggggcattactacaagatggggagcgggatggggcattactataagatggggagcgggatggggcattactacaagatggggagcaggatggggcattactataagatggggtccaggatggggcattactacaagatggggtccaggatggggcattactacaagatggggtccaggatggggcattactacaagatggggtccaggatggggcattactacaagatcggGAGCAGGATGAGGCATTACTATAAGAAGAGGAccgggatggggcattactataagatgagGACCGGGATGGGGCatgactacaagatgaggaccgggATGGGGCATGACTACAAGATGGGGACagggatggggcattactacaagatggggaccaggatggggcattactataagaagaGGACCGGGATGGGGCATTACAAGATGGGGTccgggatggggcattactataagatggggagcaggatggggcattactacaagaagaggaccaggatggggcattactataagatggggagcaggatggggcaTTACAAGATGAGGTccgggatggggcattactacaagatggggtccgggatggggcattactataagatggggagcaggatggggcattactacaagatgaggtccgggatggggcattactacaagatgaggtccGGGATtgggcattactataagatggggagcaggatggggcattactacaagaagaggaccagaatggggcattactataagatgaggagcgggatggggcattactataagttggggagcaggatggggcattactacaagatgaggtccgggatggggcattactacaagatgaggtccgggatggggcattactataagatggggagcaggatggggcattactacaagaagaggaccaggatggggcattactataagatgaggtccaggatggggcattactataatatggggagcaggatggggcattactacaagatgaggtccaggatggggcattactacaagatgaggtccaggatggggcattactacaagatgaggtccgggatggggcattactataagatggggtccaggatggggcattactataagatggggagccggatggggcattactataatatggggagcaggatggggcattactacaagatgaggtccaggatggggcattactacaagatgaggtccgggatggggcattactacaagatgaggtccgggatggggcattactataagatggggagcagaatggggcattactacaagacggGGTccgggatggggcattactacaagattggGAAACTACAAGATGGGTACATTACTATGATGTTAATTGTGTGACAAAATTACTGTATGTGGCCAATTaggggacacaaaaaggaaattaaaataaaattgcaaaaatttaaaagaaaaaaaatcaaaataaagtatGAAAATTATCTTTGGACACTAAAACTGTTTTATGTATAAACTAAAGAAGACAAAAAAAGTGCATGTTACCGCCGACCCTGTAATGACCCCTATATATCTACCATAACCCAgacatttaaataaaataaaagccAAAAATGTTCACAAAAATTATCAGAAGGTGCATAGAAAatccaatatggtatcattaaaagtgTCACCTCAGACCCCAAATTCACATTTTGTCTATGTGCTGCGCGTTTACCCTCCGAGGGCGAGACCCCTGGCCCAGGTGGGCGCACATGCAGTAAATATCGGGGTCTGGGTATTTTTTCCTCAAACTGAACGACAATTTTGGTGCCTGTGATGGCGACGTTCTGTCCTTACAAGAAATGTCGCCGGTTGACGCGACAAGAAAACCCTGAAAAGCCGTTATCAGTTGGATTATTTTGGTCGCAGCAATGGCGGTACCGTGCGGGTTACATCACGACAATGCAAAGAAAGAAACTAACAGAAAATGCCTCCACATCCCGCTGGTGACAGTGGCAGGCGGCCCAGGAGCCTCCTCCTCTCTGGTGGCCATTAGTGGCCAATATTCCCATACAGCGCATGTGCCGAGACACGATCGGCTCCTGGAGCCGTGAATGGCGGACCTACAGTCCATCACATCCCCTCACTGCGCAGCCGCCACTACTTACACTGCGCATGCGCGCTTACCTTATCGCTCATTCCCCGGAAGGGCAACGCTCCAAGAATAACCGTCTCGTCGATCCTGTCATACCATTTCCGGCGGGATATCTTCTCCATGACAACGTTATACAGCAGGGTCGGGTAGAATAAAACTCGCGTGGCCACTGACTGTAAACTCATGATCCTGGCAGAGCGTATTAATTGCGACCCGCGGAAACTGTATCCACCATCTTTGTCGCTGGCACTTCCGCTTCAAGGTGAGAGTGGACGGAAGTGGAGTGCCGCCATCTTATGTAAGGGCAGTGGTAAAAATCGGCCATGTTGGATGCGGGAATAGTGCAGCATTAGTAATGGCCGGGATTTGGGAGATAACAGAAGACTGGCGGGAAATCATTGGCGGGTTCTAATGAGACAATTGACGTTTTGGTGATTAGAACTCCACTTTCTTGGCAGATTCTGACTAAAAGCTGTGAATTCTACCGTTTACTGACGTCAGTCACGGATATTAACCAGAGTGTGGTAGCTGCGCTTTACTAGCAGATTTTGCTGCTTCTTCACTGCTGATTTTATCCCTGTGGTAAAGTCCATGGTGACAATCCGCAGAATGAGTGCCGCCACTCTCACCGTCCACACCGCgggtcactggtctcagaatgccgccgCTCTCACCGTCCGCACCACgggtcactggtctcagaatgccgccACTCTCACCGTCCGCACCACgggtcactggtctcagaatgccgccACTCTCACCATCCGCACCGCgggtcactggtctcagaatgccgccgCTCTCACCGTCCACACCGCGGatcactggtctcagaatgccgccACTCTCACCGTCCGCACCGCgggtcactggtctcagaatgccgccACTCTCACCGTCCGCACCGTGGatcactggtctcagaatgccgccACTCTCACCGTCCGCACCGCAGatcactggtctcagaatgccgccACTCTCACCGTCCGCACCGCAGatcactggtctcagaatgccgccACTCTCACCGTCCGCACCGCgggtcactggtctcagaatgccgccgCTCTCACCGTCCGCACCGCgggtcactggtctcagaatgccgccACTCTCACCGTCCGCACCGCAGatcactggtctcagaatgccgccACTCTCACCGTCCGCACCGCgggtcactggtctcagaatgccgcGACTCTCACCGTCCGCACCGTGGatcactggtctcagaatgccgccACTCTCACCATCCGCACCGCgggtcactggtctcagaatgccgcTGCTTTCACCATCCGCACCGTGGatcactggtctcagaatgccgccACTCTCACCATCCGCACCGCgggtcactggtctcagaatgccgcTGCTTTCACCGTCCACACCGTGGatcactggtctcagaatgccgccACTCTCACCGTCCGCACCACGGatcactggtctcagaatgccACCGCTCTCACCGTCCGCACCGTGGatcactggtctcagaatgccgcTACTCTCACCGTCCGCACCACGGGTCACTGTTCTCAGAATGCCGCCGCTCTCACCGTCCGCACCGCAGATCACTAGTCTCAGAAGGCCGCCGCTTTCACCGTCCGCACCACgggtcactggtctcagaatgccgccgCTCTCACCGTCCGCACCGTGGatcactggtctcagaatgccgccgCTCTCACCGTCCGCACCGTGGatcactggtctcagaatgccgccgCTCTCACCGTCCGCACCGCAGatcactggtctcagaatgccgccgCTCTCACCGTCCGCACCGCATATCACTAGTCTCAGAAGGCCGCCGCTTTCACCGTCCGCACCACgggtcactggtctcagaatgccgccgCTCTCACCGTCCGCACCACGGATCACTGGTCTCAAAATGCCGCCGCTCTCACCGTCCGCACCGCgggtcactggtctcagaatgccACTGCTTTCAACGTCTGCCCTGCGGGTCACTGGTCTCAAAATGCCGCCGCTCTCACCGTCCGCACCGTGGatcactggtctcagaatgccgcTGCTTTCAACGTCCGCCCCGCgggtcactggtctcagaatgccgccgCTCTCACCGTCCGCATCGCgggtcactggtctcagaatgccgccgCTCTCACCGTCTGCACTGCGGatcactggtctcagaatgccgccgCTCTCACCGGCCGCACCGCAGatcactggtctcagaatgccgccTCTCTCACCGTCTGCACCGCGGATCACTGGTCTCAGTATGCCGCCACTCTCACCATCTGCACTGCGGATTACTGGTCTCAGTATGCCGCCACTCTCACCGTCTGCACCGCAGGTCACTGGTCTCAGAAGGTCACCGCTTTCACCGCCTGCACCATgggtcactggtctcagaatgccgcTGCTCTCAGAATGCTGCCGCTCTCAGCGTCCGCACCGCGGATCACTGGTCTCCGAATGCCGCCGCTCTCACTGTCCGCACCGCGGatcactggtctcagaatgccgccgTTCTCGCCTTCCGCACTGCTggtcactggtctcagaatgccgccACTCTCACCGTCCGCACCGTGGatcactggtctcagaatgccgccgCTCGCACCGGCCGCACCGCAGAGcactggtctcagaatgccgccgCTCTCACCGTCCGCACTGCGGatcactggtctcagaatgccgccgCTCTCACCGTCCGCACCGCGGATCACTGGTCTCAAAATGCCGCCGCTCTCACCGTCCGCCCCGCgggtcactggtctcagaatgcTGACGCTCTCACCGTCCGCACCGCAGATCACTGGTCTCGGAATGCCGCCGCTCTCACCGTCCGAATCGCgggtcactggtctcagaatgccgccgCTCTCACCGTCTGCACCGCGGatcactggtctcagaatgccgccgCTCTCACCGGCCGCACCGCAGatcactggtctcagaatgccgccgCTCTCACCGGCCGCATCGCgggtcactggtctcagaatgccgccgCTCTCACCGTCCGCATCGCgggtcactggtctcagaatgccgccgCTCTCACCGTCTGCACCGCGGATCATTGGTCTCAGAATGCCGCCGCTCTCACCGGCCGCACCGCAGatcactggtctcagaatgccgcATCTCTCACCGTCTGCACCGCGGATCACTGGTCTCAGTATGCCGCCGCTCTCACCATCTGCACTGCGGATCACTGGTCTGAGTATGCCGCCACTCTCACCGTCTGCACCGCAGGTCACTGGTCTCAGAAGGTCACCGCTTTCACCGTCTGCACCGCAGGTCACTGGTCTCAGAAGGTCACCGCTCTCACCGTCTGCACCGCAGGTCACTGGTCTCAGAAGGTCACCGCTTTCAGCGTCTGCACCGCGGatcactggtctcagaatgccgccgCTCTCACTGTCCGCACCGCgggtcactggtctcagaatgccgccACTCTCAATGTCTGCCCCGCGGATCACTGGTCTTAGAATGCCACCGCTCTCACCGTCTGCCCCGCAggtcactggtctcagaatgccgccgTTCTCGCCTTCCGCACTGCTggtcactggtctcagaatgccgccgCTTTCACTGTCTGCACCGCgggtcactggtctcagaatgcTGCCGCTCTCACCGTCTGCACTGCGAATACTTGGTCTCAGAATGCCGCCTCTCTCACCGTCCGCACCGCGGGTCACTGATCTCAGAATGCCGCCGCTCTCACCGTCCTCCCCGCCAGTCACTGGTCTCAGAATGTTGCCGCTCTCACCATCCGCACCGCGGATCATTGGTCTCAGAATGCCGCCGTTCTCGCCTTCCGCACCGCGAgtcactggtctcagaatgccgccgCTCTCACCGTCTTCCCCGCgggtcactggtctcagaatgccgccgCTCTCACCGGCCGCACCGCAGatcactggtctcagaatgccgccgCTCTCACCGGCCGCATCGCgggtcactggtctcagaatgccgccgCTCTCACCGTCCGCATC from Ranitomeya imitator isolate aRanImi1 chromosome 9, aRanImi1.pri, whole genome shotgun sequence encodes:
- the PTPMT1 gene encoding phosphatidylglycerophosphatase and protein-tyrosine phosphatase 1, with product MSLQSVATRVLFYPTLLYNVVMEKISRRKWYDRIDETVILGALPFRGMSDKLIKEENVRGVITMNEEYETRLLSPSSQEWEALGVEQLRLSTIDFTGVPTLEHLQKGVEFVHKHRTKGNSVYIHCKAGRSRSATMVAAYLIERYKWKPDVAGDFIAEIRPHILIRSRQHQMLERFYLLVTKSDLPGHGG